From the Caballeronia sp. SL2Y3 genome, one window contains:
- a CDS encoding replication initiation protein, whose translation MDLEESKAPTGERWVTMANALARAGHGLTLAEKRLVMLAVSKLDSRRALTPGDLPKTKITAAEYAESFGVKANASYEALQGAARDLYKRSITFFEPAHKRSGQPLKPLRVDMRWVGRCTYHEGEAWVELAWWPELLPALFGLKKNFTTYQLQQATALRSAYSWRLLELLTRFKATGWAEYDIEDFATAMDATEKQRGDFAAIRRKIIDPAVKELNEKDGWAIQWEPVKAGRKVKALRFTFERDPQGRLL comes from the coding sequence ATGGACTTAGAAGAAAGCAAAGCCCCTACGGGCGAGCGTTGGGTAACGATGGCTAATGCCCTAGCCCGTGCAGGCCACGGCCTCACACTGGCGGAGAAGCGCCTTGTAATGCTGGCGGTTAGCAAGCTCGATAGTCGCCGCGCCCTCACTCCCGGAGACCTCCCCAAGACCAAGATAACGGCGGCGGAGTACGCGGAATCGTTCGGCGTCAAAGCTAACGCGTCCTACGAGGCCCTACAGGGCGCGGCTAGGGACTTGTACAAGCGGTCCATTACGTTCTTTGAACCGGCCCACAAGCGGAGCGGGCAACCTCTCAAGCCGCTGCGGGTGGATATGCGGTGGGTTGGCCGTTGCACTTATCACGAGGGCGAGGCATGGGTAGAACTAGCGTGGTGGCCCGAGCTACTCCCCGCCCTGTTTGGCCTTAAAAAGAACTTCACCACGTACCAACTCCAACAGGCTACGGCCCTGCGGTCCGCTTACTCCTGGCGTTTGCTGGAGCTTCTCACTCGCTTTAAGGCTACAGGTTGGGCTGAATACGATATTGAGGACTTCGCTACCGCGATGGACGCCACGGAGAAGCAACGCGGGGACTTTGCGGCTATCCGCCGTAAGATCATTGACCCAGCCGTGAAAGAGCTAAACGAGAAAGACGGTTGGGCTATCCAGTGGGAGCCCGTCAAGGCCGGCCGCAAGGTTAAGGCGCTCCGCTTCACGTTCGAGCGAGACCCGCAAGGGCGCCTCCTATGA
- a CDS encoding division plane positioning ATPase MipZ yields the protein MIVLVGAEKGGVGKSTIASNLAVHLAHHGVDVVLFDTDGQATCARFIERRDEAGIEPSVPCVQRTGDVSATLRDLGKRYQVIVVDAGGRDSREMRSAMAVANLLLVPTRASQADLETLPKVNELIGLARGLNPELKASAVLSMAPSNPVIREVEDARELMAQFDQLELADTVIRDRKVYRDALLSGHGVVERDNSQARAEIQLLAQEFFELSGSMELSE from the coding sequence ATGATTGTTCTAGTTGGCGCGGAGAAGGGCGGCGTAGGCAAGTCCACAATAGCCAGTAACCTAGCCGTCCACCTGGCGCACCACGGGGTAGACGTAGTGCTTTTTGATACGGACGGGCAAGCCACATGCGCGCGTTTTATAGAGCGGCGGGACGAGGCCGGCATAGAGCCGTCTGTTCCGTGCGTGCAGCGGACCGGGGACGTATCCGCGACATTGCGCGACCTTGGGAAGCGGTATCAAGTGATCGTGGTGGACGCCGGGGGCCGTGATTCTCGAGAAATGCGCTCCGCTATGGCCGTGGCTAATCTCCTGTTGGTCCCAACCCGGGCCAGTCAAGCGGACCTAGAAACGCTCCCAAAGGTTAATGAGTTGATCGGCCTTGCGCGCGGACTGAATCCCGAGCTAAAGGCGTCGGCGGTCCTCTCTATGGCCCCGAGCAACCCCGTAATTCGGGAAGTCGAGGACGCCCGAGAGCTAATGGCGCAGTTCGATCAACTGGAACTAGCCGATACCGTGATCCGGGATCGCAAGGTGTACCGGGACGCCCTCCTTAGCGGGCACGGGGTAGTAGAGCGGGATAACTCGCAAGCACGGGCCGAGATTCAGTTGTTAGCCCAAGAATTTTTTGAGTTGAGTGGCTCAATGGAGTTGAGTGAATGA
- the hsdR gene encoding EcoAI/FtnUII family type I restriction enzme subunit R produces the protein MENKKALSERDICTKIITPALSAAGWDIQTQLREEVALTSGRVIVKGNKAKRDEKSIRRADYVLYLKPGIPLAVVEAKDNNHTVRAGIQQALDYAAMLDVPFAFSSNGDGFLFHDKTLHDGKLEREIALDAFPSPDTLWQRYLSWKGIASNVEPLYAQDYYPGKPSRYYQLNAVNRAIEAVAKKQSRILLVMATGTGKTYTAFQIIWRLWKAKAAKRILFLADRNILVDQTKTNDFKPFAGAMTKIENRTVDKAYEIYLSLYQAVTGTEDAQNIYRQFSPDFFDLVVIDECHRGSAAEDSAWRAILDYFNSATHLGLTATPKETTEVSNITYFGEPVYTYSLRQGIEDGFLAPYKVIRVDLDKDLGWRPTTGLVDKLGQVVEDRIYNQSDMNRSLVLTRRDEAVAKRITEFLKATDRMSKTIVFCEDIDHAARMRQALINANADLASANSKYVMQITGDNPEGKLELDNFINPRRPYPVIATTSRLMTTGVDAKTCKLVVLDRTIKSMTEFKQIIGRGTRIDEEHDKLWFTILDFKKATELFADPAFDGDPVVIYDPQPDEPVVPPTVPTEGENGDGSRNTDGTTGGTGGTDPGPGPGRIKYVIDSVPVYLVNERVQYLGPDGKLITESLRDFTRIQIGKQFVSLDAFLQAWNQTDKKQAIIDELEGHGVLFDELAKESGKDLDPFDLVCHIAFGQKPLTRRERAERVKKQDYFGKYGDTSRKVLQALLDKYADDGIENIERVEVLRLAPFDQLGSPVELMKSFGGRAQYETAIRELGRSLYQ, from the coding sequence ATGGAAAACAAGAAAGCCCTGTCTGAAAGGGACATTTGCACGAAAATCATCACCCCTGCCTTAAGCGCTGCCGGTTGGGATATCCAGACACAGCTGCGCGAAGAAGTGGCGCTGACCAGTGGGCGGGTCATCGTGAAAGGCAACAAGGCCAAGCGCGACGAAAAGTCCATCCGGCGCGCAGACTACGTGTTGTACCTCAAACCCGGCATCCCGCTCGCGGTGGTCGAGGCCAAGGACAACAATCACACGGTGCGCGCCGGGATTCAACAGGCGCTCGACTATGCGGCGATGCTCGATGTGCCGTTTGCGTTTTCCAGTAACGGCGACGGCTTCCTGTTTCATGACAAGACGCTTCACGACGGCAAGCTCGAACGGGAGATTGCACTTGACGCGTTCCCCTCGCCGGACACTTTGTGGCAGCGTTACCTGAGCTGGAAGGGCATCGCGTCGAACGTCGAGCCGCTCTACGCGCAGGATTATTACCCGGGAAAACCCTCGCGCTACTACCAGCTGAACGCGGTCAACCGCGCCATCGAGGCGGTCGCCAAAAAGCAGTCGCGCATCCTGCTGGTCATGGCGACCGGCACGGGCAAGACCTATACGGCCTTTCAGATCATCTGGCGCCTGTGGAAGGCGAAGGCAGCCAAGCGCATCCTGTTCCTGGCCGACCGCAATATCCTCGTCGACCAAACCAAGACGAACGACTTCAAGCCTTTCGCCGGGGCGATGACTAAGATTGAGAATCGCACCGTCGACAAGGCCTACGAGATCTATCTGTCGCTGTATCAGGCGGTGACGGGGACGGAAGACGCACAGAACATCTATCGGCAGTTCAGCCCCGACTTCTTCGATCTGGTCGTCATCGACGAGTGTCACCGTGGCAGCGCCGCCGAGGATTCAGCGTGGCGCGCGATCCTCGACTATTTCAATTCCGCCACCCATCTTGGCCTGACGGCAACGCCCAAGGAAACCACCGAGGTCTCGAACATCACCTACTTCGGCGAGCCGGTCTACACCTATTCGTTGCGTCAAGGCATCGAAGACGGGTTTCTCGCCCCGTACAAGGTGATTCGCGTCGACCTCGATAAGGACCTGGGCTGGCGACCGACCACCGGCTTGGTGGACAAGCTCGGCCAAGTTGTCGAAGACCGTATCTACAACCAGTCCGACATGAACCGGTCGCTGGTGCTCACGCGCCGTGATGAGGCCGTCGCGAAACGCATCACCGAATTCCTTAAAGCCACCGATCGCATGTCTAAGACGATCGTGTTTTGCGAAGACATCGATCATGCGGCCCGGATGCGCCAGGCGTTGATCAACGCCAACGCCGATCTAGCCAGCGCCAACTCGAAGTACGTGATGCAGATCACCGGCGACAATCCGGAGGGCAAGCTGGAACTCGATAACTTTATCAACCCGCGCCGGCCTTACCCCGTGATCGCCACGACCTCGCGCTTGATGACGACCGGCGTCGACGCCAAGACCTGCAAGCTGGTGGTGCTCGACCGCACCATCAAGTCGATGACCGAGTTCAAACAGATCATCGGGCGCGGGACACGCATCGACGAGGAACACGACAAGCTGTGGTTTACGATTCTCGATTTTAAGAAGGCAACCGAGCTGTTCGCCGATCCCGCGTTCGACGGTGATCCGGTCGTCATCTACGATCCGCAGCCCGACGAACCGGTCGTGCCGCCCACCGTTCCGACAGAAGGCGAGAACGGAGACGGTTCGCGCAATACCGACGGAACGACGGGTGGGACGGGCGGAACGGACCCTGGCCCTGGCCCTGGCCGCATCAAATATGTGATCGACTCGGTACCCGTTTACCTGGTCAACGAACGGGTCCAGTATCTCGGCCCGGATGGCAAGCTGATCACCGAATCACTGCGCGATTTCACGCGGATCCAGATCGGCAAGCAGTTCGTGTCGCTCGACGCGTTCCTTCAGGCGTGGAACCAGACGGATAAAAAGCAGGCCATCATTGACGAGCTTGAAGGACATGGTGTGCTGTTCGACGAGCTAGCCAAGGAATCTGGCAAAGATCTCGATCCCTTCGATCTCGTGTGTCATATCGCGTTCGGGCAGAAGCCGCTGACACGGCGGGAACGCGCTGAGAGGGTCAAGAAGCAGGACTATTTCGGCAAGTACGGCGACACGTCGCGCAAGGTGCTGCAGGCGTTGCTCGACAAGTACGCGGACGACGGCATTGAAAACATTGAACGCGTCGAAGTCCTGCGGCTCGCGCCTTTTGACCAGCTCGGTTCCCCGGTCGAACTAATGAAATCGTTCGGCGGCCGGGCGCAGTATGAAACGGCGATCCGTGAACTCGGACGCTCGCTTTACCAATAA
- a CDS encoding class I SAM-dependent DNA methyltransferase: MTISSTFIKSVQDIMRQDAGVDGDAQRIAQLTWLLFLKIFDDQEAELELMRDEYTSPLPERLRWRSWAADAEGITGDELLSFINTDLFPSIKALNVDPQRNARGFVAREVFSDAYNYMKSGQLLRQVINKINEVDFNNRADRHLFNDLYERILKDLQSAGNAGEFYTPRAVTQFMVDQVNPRLGERILDPACGTGGFLACALEHLKAQRKSVDDDIVVQNAINGVEKKQLPHLLCVTNMMLHGIEVPSLIRHDNTLSRPLVDYGTRDMVDVILTNPPFGGTEEPGIEGNFPADVRTRETADLFLVLIIELLKHNGRAAVVLPDGTLFGEGVKARIKEKLLTECNLHTVVRLPNGVFAPYTGIKTNLLFFTKGSPTRDVWYYEHPYPSGYKSYSKTKPIRIEEFAAEKAWWGSDADSFASRVENEFAWKVGIDRLKANGYNLDQKNPHRGDDISHDPDELLAQYTRLTGETQTLRDELKAILANALGDPV, translated from the coding sequence ATGACGATCAGTTCCACCTTCATCAAGTCCGTGCAGGACATCATGCGGCAGGATGCCGGCGTCGATGGCGACGCGCAGCGGATTGCGCAATTGACCTGGCTGCTGTTCCTGAAAATCTTCGACGATCAGGAAGCCGAGCTCGAACTGATGCGCGACGAATATACGTCGCCCTTGCCAGAGCGGCTGCGCTGGCGTAGCTGGGCGGCGGATGCCGAAGGTATCACCGGCGACGAGCTGCTGAGCTTCATCAACACGGATCTGTTCCCGTCAATCAAGGCGCTGAACGTGGATCCGCAGCGCAACGCGCGCGGCTTTGTCGCCCGCGAAGTGTTCAGCGACGCGTACAACTACATGAAGTCAGGTCAGCTGCTGCGGCAGGTGATCAACAAGATTAACGAGGTCGACTTCAACAATCGCGCTGATCGCCATCTGTTCAACGACCTCTATGAGCGCATCCTCAAGGACCTGCAAAGTGCGGGCAACGCCGGAGAGTTTTATACGCCGCGCGCCGTGACACAGTTCATGGTGGATCAAGTGAATCCGCGCCTCGGCGAGCGCATCCTGGATCCGGCGTGCGGCACGGGCGGCTTTCTCGCCTGCGCGCTGGAACACCTCAAGGCGCAGCGTAAGAGTGTTGACGACGATATCGTCGTGCAGAACGCGATTAACGGTGTTGAAAAGAAGCAGCTGCCGCATCTGCTGTGCGTCACGAATATGATGCTGCACGGGATCGAAGTGCCGTCGCTGATTCGCCACGACAACACCTTGTCTCGGCCACTCGTCGACTACGGCACGCGCGACATGGTCGACGTCATCCTCACGAATCCGCCGTTCGGTGGCACCGAGGAGCCCGGCATCGAAGGAAATTTCCCGGCCGACGTGCGCACGCGCGAGACCGCCGACCTGTTCCTCGTACTGATCATCGAACTGCTGAAGCACAATGGCCGTGCGGCCGTGGTGCTGCCAGACGGCACGCTGTTTGGTGAAGGCGTCAAAGCTCGCATCAAGGAGAAGCTGCTGACCGAATGCAACCTTCACACCGTCGTGCGACTACCGAATGGCGTCTTTGCGCCGTACACCGGCATTAAGACCAACCTGCTGTTCTTCACCAAGGGCTCGCCGACCCGAGACGTCTGGTACTACGAGCACCCTTATCCGAGCGGCTACAAGAGCTACTCGAAGACGAAGCCCATTCGCATTGAGGAGTTTGCAGCGGAGAAAGCCTGGTGGGGGAGCGACGCGGATAGCTTTGCGAGCCGCGTTGAGAACGAATTTGCCTGGAAGGTCGGCATCGACCGCCTGAAGGCGAACGGCTACAACCTCGACCAGAAGAATCCGCACAGAGGTGATGACATCAGCCATGACCCCGATGAGCTGCTGGCTCAGTACACGCGGCTAACGGGCGAGACCCAGACGCTGCGCGATGAATTGAAGGCGATCTTGGCCAATGCGCTCGGAGATCCGGTATGA
- a CDS encoding restriction endonuclease subunit S: MTLTDNFQLLATSPAGAERLRDLILMLAMQGKLVPQCSTDEPAERLMKSIQAEKNASNDASKISKPSKAISEEETPFELPNGWTWVRLGDVCSYIQRGKGPKYAEQSDYPVVSQKCVRWYGLDLAQARFIEPESMEGYDPARILRPGDILWNSTGTGTIGRAVVVPSDLPFSKLVADSHVTVVRPVSVLPNFIWRWIQSPFVQAEIESMASGSTNQIELATGTVIAHLLPLPPLAEQARIVAKVNVLMHLCDELETRGQLEAKQHARLTTTLFDALARSESPHALAENWARVAAHFDLLLDRPEAVDALEQTILQLAVRGLLVKQEPNDEPAGELLKRIQVEKNRLIADHGLRTTAQLEVPEEEKYLGEVPGWQYCRLGNLARFIDYRGRTPQKVEAGIPLITAKNVRPGFISREPREYIAEKDYSAWMTRGFPRTGDLLFTTEAPLGNIALIDITERFALAQRVICFQLHDLSIGPYLRLAIMSAQVQEQLSAAASGMTATGIKASRLKEIPIAIPPLDEQRRIVARVEELQRVCFDLRERLIRRQLYQTRLAEALVGQAASTTPLLSPADDLAAAA, translated from the coding sequence ATGACGCTGACCGACAATTTTCAGTTGTTGGCTACATCGCCAGCAGGCGCCGAGCGCTTACGCGATCTAATTCTGATGCTTGCTATGCAAGGCAAGCTGGTGCCTCAATGCTCAACGGATGAGCCAGCCGAGCGGCTCATGAAGTCGATCCAAGCTGAGAAGAACGCGTCAAATGACGCATCAAAAATAAGTAAGCCGTCGAAGGCTATCTCGGAGGAAGAGACGCCTTTTGAACTTCCTAACGGATGGACATGGGTTCGCTTAGGCGACGTTTGCTCGTACATCCAACGCGGGAAAGGGCCAAAATATGCGGAGCAATCCGACTATCCCGTGGTCTCTCAGAAGTGCGTCAGGTGGTATGGGCTAGACCTAGCTCAAGCGCGTTTCATCGAGCCTGAATCGATGGAAGGTTACGATCCCGCGAGGATCTTACGACCAGGCGACATCCTTTGGAACTCAACTGGTACTGGGACGATTGGTCGTGCCGTAGTTGTTCCTTCCGATTTGCCGTTTTCGAAGCTCGTCGCCGATTCTCACGTCACGGTAGTTCGTCCCGTCTCAGTGTTGCCAAATTTCATTTGGCGCTGGATCCAAAGCCCGTTCGTTCAGGCAGAGATAGAAAGCATGGCCTCTGGATCGACGAACCAAATCGAATTGGCGACTGGCACCGTCATTGCACATCTCCTGCCGCTGCCGCCTCTTGCCGAACAGGCTCGCATAGTTGCAAAGGTCAATGTGCTGATGCATCTGTGTGATGAGTTGGAGACTCGCGGCCAGCTAGAGGCGAAGCAGCACGCTCGACTGACGACGACACTTTTCGATGCGCTCGCCCGGAGTGAGTCGCCGCACGCGCTTGCGGAAAACTGGGCCCGTGTCGCCGCGCACTTCGACCTGCTGCTCGACCGGCCCGAAGCAGTCGATGCGCTCGAACAGACCATTCTGCAGCTCGCTGTGCGCGGTCTACTGGTTAAGCAGGAGCCGAACGATGAACCGGCTGGTGAGTTACTGAAACGAATTCAGGTCGAGAAAAATCGACTCATCGCAGACCACGGATTGCGTACGACAGCGCAGCTGGAAGTTCCAGAGGAGGAAAAGTACCTGGGTGAGGTTCCCGGCTGGCAGTACTGTCGCTTGGGTAACCTGGCTCGCTTCATTGACTATCGCGGCAGGACGCCACAAAAGGTCGAAGCCGGTATCCCGTTAATTACGGCGAAGAATGTTCGACCGGGTTTTATCAGTCGCGAGCCCCGTGAATACATTGCTGAAAAGGACTATTCAGCATGGATGACCCGTGGCTTTCCTAGAACTGGCGACCTGCTTTTCACCACCGAAGCTCCGCTCGGCAACATAGCGCTGATCGATATCACCGAGCGATTCGCGCTCGCTCAGCGCGTCATTTGCTTCCAGTTACATGACTTGTCGATAGGGCCGTACCTCCGATTAGCCATCATGTCTGCACAAGTGCAAGAGCAGCTGTCTGCCGCGGCATCCGGAATGACTGCAACGGGCATCAAGGCGTCACGCCTCAAGGAGATCCCGATTGCTATCCCGCCTTTAGATGAACA